The following are encoded together in the Thunnus thynnus chromosome 15, fThuThy2.1, whole genome shotgun sequence genome:
- the si:dkey-81h8.1 gene encoding membrane-spanning 4-domains subfamily A member 6B isoform X2 gives MPQIHKINFTLVSHHQIIIVSCRMAQNDKDPMTAVGNLSPNQLQSHLKMEPKTLGAIQIVIGALILCLSASVLQIHEVHFTGDVALFLIVVIQVTLSGSVLVHSGRKPTLFWVKCVLVLHLISAAFATAALGLMSKHLPYRQDSYHCEHCRRLELHAVQHCFRKCTGLIEQKCKLLIDGILGTLVIFLVLELLICITAMLFGLSVLAAGATPASSQRPVYPQSRPPPAPAVQASPAAAEPTVSQVAVVVTEPDSEQMEDISTPPTEPQVEPIEAVTTEP, from the exons ATGCCTCAGATACACAAAATTAACTTTACTCTAGTTTCTCATCACCAGATCATCATTGTGAG CTGCAGGATGGCTCAAAATGACAAGGACCCGATGACTGCAGTGGGGAATCTCTCCCCAAACCAACTGCAGTCCCACCTCAAGATGGAGCCCAAGACTCTGGGG GCGATCCAGATTGTTATTGGAGCTTTGATTCTTTGTCTGAGTGCCTCTGTGCTCCAGATCCATGAAGTCCACTTCACTGGAGATGTGGCCCTCTTCCTGATTGTTGTCATACAG GTGACCTTGTCTGGATCAGTGTTGGTCCACAGTGGGAGGAAACCTACtttgttttgg GTGAAATGTGTCCTGGTGCTGCATCTCATCAGTGCTGCATTTGCCACTGCTGCCCTGGGTCTGATGTCCAAACATCTCCCCTACCGGCAGGATTCTTACCACTGTGAACACTGCCGCAGACTGGAGCTACATGCCGTG CAACATTGTTTCAGGAAATGCACCGGGCTGATCGAGCAAAAGTGTAAA CTGTTGATTGATGGAATCCTGGGGACGCTGGTGATCTTCCTGGTGCTGGAGCTGTTGATCTGTATCACTGCCATGCTGTTTGGCCTCAGTGTCCTAGCTGCTGGTGCAACTCCG GCTTCCAGCCAGCGACCCGTCTATCCACAGTCTCGCCCCCCGCCTGCTCCAGCTGTTCAGGCTTCTCCGGCTGCAGCTGAGCCGACTGTATCTCAG GTGGCTGTAGTTGTGACTGAACCAGATTCAGAGCAGATGGAGGACATCTCCACCCCACCCACTGAACCCCAGGTGGAGCCCATAGAAGCTGTGACCACAGAACCCTGA
- the si:dkey-81h8.1 gene encoding membrane-spanning 4-domains subfamily A member 6B isoform X4: protein MAQNDKDPMTAVGNLSPNQLQSHLKMEPKTLGAIQIVIGALILCLSASVLQIHEVHFTGDVALFLIVVIQVTLSGSVLVHSGRKPTLFWVKCVLVLHLISAAFATAALGLMSKHLPYRQDSYHCEHCRRLELHAVQHCFRKCTGLIEQKCKLLIDGILGTLVIFLVLELLICITAMLFGLSVLAAGATPASSQRPVYPQSRPPPAPAVQASPAAAEPTVSQQVAVVVTEPDSEQMEDISTPPTEPQVEPIEAVTTEP, encoded by the exons ATGGCTCAAAATGACAAGGACCCGATGACTGCAGTGGGGAATCTCTCCCCAAACCAACTGCAGTCCCACCTCAAGATGGAGCCCAAGACTCTGGGG GCGATCCAGATTGTTATTGGAGCTTTGATTCTTTGTCTGAGTGCCTCTGTGCTCCAGATCCATGAAGTCCACTTCACTGGAGATGTGGCCCTCTTCCTGATTGTTGTCATACAG GTGACCTTGTCTGGATCAGTGTTGGTCCACAGTGGGAGGAAACCTACtttgttttgg GTGAAATGTGTCCTGGTGCTGCATCTCATCAGTGCTGCATTTGCCACTGCTGCCCTGGGTCTGATGTCCAAACATCTCCCCTACCGGCAGGATTCTTACCACTGTGAACACTGCCGCAGACTGGAGCTACATGCCGTG CAACATTGTTTCAGGAAATGCACCGGGCTGATCGAGCAAAAGTGTAAA CTGTTGATTGATGGAATCCTGGGGACGCTGGTGATCTTCCTGGTGCTGGAGCTGTTGATCTGTATCACTGCCATGCTGTTTGGCCTCAGTGTCCTAGCTGCTGGTGCAACTCCG GCTTCCAGCCAGCGACCCGTCTATCCACAGTCTCGCCCCCCGCCTGCTCCAGCTGTTCAGGCTTCTCCGGCTGCAGCTGAGCCGACTGTATCTCAG cAGGTGGCTGTAGTTGTGACTGAACCAGATTCAGAGCAGATGGAGGACATCTCCACCCCACCCACTGAACCCCAGGTGGAGCCCATAGAAGCTGTGACCACAGAACCCTGA
- the si:dkey-81h8.1 gene encoding membrane-spanning 4-domains subfamily A member 15 isoform X3: protein MPQIHKINFTLVSHHQIIIVSCRMAQNDKDPMTAVGNLSPNQLQSHLKMEPKTLGAIQIVIGALILCLSASVLQIHEVHFTGDVALFLIVVIQVTLSGSVLVHSGRKPTLFWVKCVLVLHLISAAFATAALGLMSKHLPYRQDSYHCEHCRRLELHAVLLIDGILGTLVIFLVLELLICITAMLFGLSVLAAGATPASSQRPVYPQSRPPPAPAVQASPAAAEPTVSQQVAVVVTEPDSEQMEDISTPPTEPQVEPIEAVTTEP, encoded by the exons ATGCCTCAGATACACAAAATTAACTTTACTCTAGTTTCTCATCACCAGATCATCATTGTGAG CTGCAGGATGGCTCAAAATGACAAGGACCCGATGACTGCAGTGGGGAATCTCTCCCCAAACCAACTGCAGTCCCACCTCAAGATGGAGCCCAAGACTCTGGGG GCGATCCAGATTGTTATTGGAGCTTTGATTCTTTGTCTGAGTGCCTCTGTGCTCCAGATCCATGAAGTCCACTTCACTGGAGATGTGGCCCTCTTCCTGATTGTTGTCATACAG GTGACCTTGTCTGGATCAGTGTTGGTCCACAGTGGGAGGAAACCTACtttgttttgg GTGAAATGTGTCCTGGTGCTGCATCTCATCAGTGCTGCATTTGCCACTGCTGCCCTGGGTCTGATGTCCAAACATCTCCCCTACCGGCAGGATTCTTACCACTGTGAACACTGCCGCAGACTGGAGCTACATGCCGTG CTGTTGATTGATGGAATCCTGGGGACGCTGGTGATCTTCCTGGTGCTGGAGCTGTTGATCTGTATCACTGCCATGCTGTTTGGCCTCAGTGTCCTAGCTGCTGGTGCAACTCCG GCTTCCAGCCAGCGACCCGTCTATCCACAGTCTCGCCCCCCGCCTGCTCCAGCTGTTCAGGCTTCTCCGGCTGCAGCTGAGCCGACTGTATCTCAG cAGGTGGCTGTAGTTGTGACTGAACCAGATTCAGAGCAGATGGAGGACATCTCCACCCCACCCACTGAACCCCAGGTGGAGCCCATAGAAGCTGTGACCACAGAACCCTGA
- the si:dkey-81h8.1 gene encoding membrane-spanning 4-domains subfamily A member 6B isoform X1, which yields MPQIHKINFTLVSHHQIIIVSCRMAQNDKDPMTAVGNLSPNQLQSHLKMEPKTLGAIQIVIGALILCLSASVLQIHEVHFTGDVALFLIVVIQVTLSGSVLVHSGRKPTLFWVKCVLVLHLISAAFATAALGLMSKHLPYRQDSYHCEHCRRLELHAVQHCFRKCTGLIEQKCKLLIDGILGTLVIFLVLELLICITAMLFGLSVLAAGATPASSQRPVYPQSRPPPAPAVQASPAAAEPTVSQQVAVVVTEPDSEQMEDISTPPTEPQVEPIEAVTTEP from the exons ATGCCTCAGATACACAAAATTAACTTTACTCTAGTTTCTCATCACCAGATCATCATTGTGAG CTGCAGGATGGCTCAAAATGACAAGGACCCGATGACTGCAGTGGGGAATCTCTCCCCAAACCAACTGCAGTCCCACCTCAAGATGGAGCCCAAGACTCTGGGG GCGATCCAGATTGTTATTGGAGCTTTGATTCTTTGTCTGAGTGCCTCTGTGCTCCAGATCCATGAAGTCCACTTCACTGGAGATGTGGCCCTCTTCCTGATTGTTGTCATACAG GTGACCTTGTCTGGATCAGTGTTGGTCCACAGTGGGAGGAAACCTACtttgttttgg GTGAAATGTGTCCTGGTGCTGCATCTCATCAGTGCTGCATTTGCCACTGCTGCCCTGGGTCTGATGTCCAAACATCTCCCCTACCGGCAGGATTCTTACCACTGTGAACACTGCCGCAGACTGGAGCTACATGCCGTG CAACATTGTTTCAGGAAATGCACCGGGCTGATCGAGCAAAAGTGTAAA CTGTTGATTGATGGAATCCTGGGGACGCTGGTGATCTTCCTGGTGCTGGAGCTGTTGATCTGTATCACTGCCATGCTGTTTGGCCTCAGTGTCCTAGCTGCTGGTGCAACTCCG GCTTCCAGCCAGCGACCCGTCTATCCACAGTCTCGCCCCCCGCCTGCTCCAGCTGTTCAGGCTTCTCCGGCTGCAGCTGAGCCGACTGTATCTCAG cAGGTGGCTGTAGTTGTGACTGAACCAGATTCAGAGCAGATGGAGGACATCTCCACCCCACCCACTGAACCCCAGGTGGAGCCCATAGAAGCTGTGACCACAGAACCCTGA